AGACCAGGATCATCGCGATCACCCCGTAGACGGCGAGCGGCAGCCACGGTTTGCCGGCCAGCGCCACGCCGGCGGCGGCGAGCGCGGCCAGCAGGATCAGCGCCACGCTGATCTGCACCCAGCCGTCGCCGGAGGTGAACGCGTCGTCGAGGAACTTCAGCGTGCTGCTGCCGTAGTCGAACGAGGTGCCCCAGCCAGCCGTCTGGATCTTGAACCAGGCCGGCCAGTCGCCGACCCGCCAGCCGACCCAGCCGAGGAAGAGCGGGACGCCGGCGAGCGCGGTGGCCGCCGCGGCCAGCGGTTTGATCTTGTTGCCGGGCTCGCGGAGCGCCATCAGCGCGGCGACCGCCAGGGCGATGGCGGCGGCCGCTCCGGTCGGGCGGGTCAGCGCCGCGCCGAGACCGAGCAGACCGGCCGGCAGCCACGCCTTGCGGTGCGCCGCGGCCAGCATGCCCGCGACCATGGCGAGGAAAAGGCTTTCCGAGTACGCCATGGAGAGCACCACGGAGACCGGCGCCGAGCAGCAGATCGCCACCAGCGCCCAGCCGGCCCGCTTGCCGTAAAGGCTGGTCCCGAGCAGGTGCAGGGCGACCGCCGCGCCGATCGAGGCGATCCAGGCCACCCCGATCGCGGCGTTGCCGGGGGTCGCGCCGAGCAGCGTGACACCGCGGATCAGCATCGGGTAGAGCGGGAAGAAGGCCAGTTCGTTGGCCTGCAGGACGTGGTTGGCGTCGTACGTGTAGCCGTGCGGGTACCCGTCCATCGCGACCCGCAGGAACCAGCCGCCGTCCCAGACCAGCAGTCGCTGGAAGACGCCGTTGTCCGACGCCGAGGCGCCGCCCAGCCACCAGATCATCAGCAGCTGGGCGACCCGGGTCAGGGCGAGCAGGCCGACCGCGACGGCGATCCCGCGACCACCGCCGGCCTTCTCCCAGAGGGACTCCCCGGGCTCGCTCTCCCGGTCCGCGGCCACCGGCGCGGCCTCACTCGGGCTTGTCGTCGCCATCGGCCTCGGTCCGCTCGCTGAGGGTCCGCCAGGCAGCCGCGGCGGCACGCTGTTCGGCTTGCTTCTTGCTGCGTCCTTCGGAGCCG
This window of the Actinoplanes oblitus genome carries:
- a CDS encoding mannosyltransferase family protein, which translates into the protein MATTSPSEAAPVAADRESEPGESLWEKAGGGRGIAVAVGLLALTRVAQLLMIWWLGGASASDNGVFQRLLVWDGGWFLRVAMDGYPHGYTYDANHVLQANELAFFPLYPMLIRGVTLLGATPGNAAIGVAWIASIGAAVALHLLGTSLYGKRAGWALVAICCSAPVSVVLSMAYSESLFLAMVAGMLAAAHRKAWLPAGLLGLGAALTRPTGAAAAIALAVAALMALREPGNKIKPLAAAATALAGVPLFLGWVGWRVGDWPAWFKIQTAGWGTSFDYGSSTLKFLDDAFTSGDGWVQISVALILLAALAAAGVALAGKPWLPLAVYGVIAMILVYGQAGFYHSKPRLLLPVLLTLLPGVVAAARARPRVAILAIGAWALFGLWYGAYLITVWPYTM